One window of the Aptenodytes patagonicus chromosome 5, bAptPat1.pri.cur, whole genome shotgun sequence genome contains the following:
- the RGS10 gene encoding regulator of G-protein signaling 10 isoform X1, producing MFNRAVSRLSRKRPPSEINDSEGHPSSSHQTLKGTSKWATSLENLLEDPEGVKRFREFLKKEFSEENVLFWLACEEFKKTQGKKQMQEKAKEIYMTFLSSKASSQVNVEGQSRLNETILETPHPLMFQKLQDQIFNLMKYDSYSRFLKSDVFLNHKKSEEQEENSPEAQTAAKRASRIYNT from the exons ATGTTTAACCGGGCCGTAAGCCGGCTCAGCAGGAAGCGCCCGCCGTCAG aaataaatgaCAGCGAGGGTCACCCAAGCAGCAGCCACCAAACCTTGAAAGGAACCTCAAAATGGGCTACATCACTGGAGAACCTCCTCGAAGATCCAGAAGGAGTGAAAAGATTTAGG gaatttttgaagaaagaattTAGTGAAGAAAACGTTTTGTTCTGGCTAGCATGTGaagaatttaagaaaacacaggggaaaaaacag ATGCaagaaaaagctaaagaaattTACATGACTTTCCTGTCCAGTAAAGCTTCCTCCCAAGTCAATGTTGAAGGACAGTCCCGTTTGAATGAGACCATTTTGGAGACACCTCACCCTCTCATGTTTCAGAAGCTCCAGGACCAG ATATTCAATCTCATGAAATATGACAGCTACAGCCGCTTCTTAAAGTCAGACGTATTCCTAAATCATAAGAAGTCTGAGGAGCAAGAGGAGAATTCACCAGAGGCTCAGACTGCAGCTAAAAGAGCATCAAGAATTTACAACACATGA
- the RGS10 gene encoding regulator of G-protein signaling 10 isoform X2, translated as MEKINDSEGHPSSSHQTLKGTSKWATSLENLLEDPEGVKRFREFLKKEFSEENVLFWLACEEFKKTQGKKQMQEKAKEIYMTFLSSKASSQVNVEGQSRLNETILETPHPLMFQKLQDQIFNLMKYDSYSRFLKSDVFLNHKKSEEQEENSPEAQTAAKRASRIYNT; from the exons ATGGAAA aaataaatgaCAGCGAGGGTCACCCAAGCAGCAGCCACCAAACCTTGAAAGGAACCTCAAAATGGGCTACATCACTGGAGAACCTCCTCGAAGATCCAGAAGGAGTGAAAAGATTTAGG gaatttttgaagaaagaattTAGTGAAGAAAACGTTTTGTTCTGGCTAGCATGTGaagaatttaagaaaacacaggggaaaaaacag ATGCaagaaaaagctaaagaaattTACATGACTTTCCTGTCCAGTAAAGCTTCCTCCCAAGTCAATGTTGAAGGACAGTCCCGTTTGAATGAGACCATTTTGGAGACACCTCACCCTCTCATGTTTCAGAAGCTCCAGGACCAG ATATTCAATCTCATGAAATATGACAGCTACAGCCGCTTCTTAAAGTCAGACGTATTCCTAAATCATAAGAAGTCTGAGGAGCAAGAGGAGAATTCACCAGAGGCTCAGACTGCAGCTAAAAGAGCATCAAGAATTTACAACACATGA